GCGGGCGTTCCCTCGCCTTCGAGCGCTTCCTCGGCGACCAGGGGCGCGGCGCGTGGGAGGTGTCACTCGGTGAGCGCGTCCCCGCCGGCACGCTCGTGGTCTACCCCGGCGGCGGCGCGTGAGCGCCGGCGTCCGGTTGACGGCCCCTTACCTGGACACGCGCGCCGACCACCTCTCGTTCGCGCTCGGGCTGCCCGCCCGTGAGGCGCTGGCCGTCACCCGGCTCGACCTCGGCGGCCTCCCCGTCGAGCTGCGGCTGCTCGGCGCCTCCCACCAGGTGTTCGCCGGGCCGGTCGGCGAAACGCTGGCCTGCCTGCCCGGGGAGCCTGGCGGCGGCCCGCCGGGCACCGTGACCCGCACGGTCGAGGGCTGGCGCTACCGCTTCGAGGCGCGCGTCCTGACGTGCGAGGCCGAGGAGTTCACCGCGCGGGTGGCGGCGGTGCGCGAGCGCACCGCGGGGCGCGAGGGCGCGCTGTGCGGCGTGTTCCCGGGCTCGCCCGACGCCGTCACCGCCCTCGCCGCGCACCGCGCGGCCCGCATCAT
Above is a genomic segment from Streptomyces marincola containing:
- a CDS encoding DUF2617 family protein → MSAGVRLTAPYLDTRADHLSFALGLPAREALAVTRLDLGGLPVELRLLGASHQVFAGPVGETLACLPGEPGGGPPGTVTRTVEGWRYRFEARVLTCEAEEFTARVAAVRERTAGREGALCGVFPGSPDAVTALAAHRAARIITWQTWHTYPQAGQIVETRTRLEAP